One part of the Halobacteria archaeon AArc-dxtr1 genome encodes these proteins:
- the glpA gene encoding anaerobic glycerol-3-phosphate dehydrogenase subunit GlpA, whose translation MTYDTDVLVLGGGSTGCGIARDLAMRGVEVTLVERGNLTDGTTGRMHGLLHSGGRYAVSDRASAVECIEENRILREIAGHCVELTGGLFVQRPEDPDDYFQEKLEGCRACDIPARVLSGREAREIEPYLATDVKRAIEVPDGAIDPFRLCVANALDAEAHGARIETHAEVVDLLREGDDIYGVRVRHDSGPGKRTHRTPGETEEITADYVVNATGAWAGQIGAMADLDVEVRPSKGVMTIMNVRQVDTVINRCRPKGDADIVVPHETTAILGTTDEEVTDPDDYPEEQWEVDMMIDTLSELVPILSEARTIRSFWGVRPLYEPPGTGTQDPTDITRDFFLLDHADRDGVSGMSSIVGGKFTTYRAMAEEISDHVCAKLGVQASCETAETPLPGSENLDRLEAGMDDFGLRSPIARRSKQRLGSRAPDVLGTNEANPVICQCEGVTRAEIQDAITQSGSDLNAVRIRTRASMGNCQGGFCAHAMAHELHPEYDEATTRAAFDELVQERWKGERHALWGEQLSQAMLSYALRATTMNADGDPVRAEQEVDFGAFDAGSTKTGPAADLRADGGER comes from the coding sequence ATGACATACGATACGGACGTTCTTGTCCTCGGCGGTGGTTCCACCGGCTGTGGGATCGCCAGGGATCTGGCGATGCGCGGGGTCGAGGTGACGCTCGTCGAGCGGGGCAATCTGACCGACGGAACGACCGGACGGATGCACGGGCTGCTCCACAGTGGCGGCCGGTATGCGGTTTCCGATCGGGCGAGTGCGGTCGAGTGTATCGAAGAGAACCGCATCCTCCGGGAGATCGCGGGTCACTGCGTCGAGCTGACCGGCGGACTGTTCGTCCAGCGCCCCGAGGACCCGGACGACTACTTCCAGGAGAAACTCGAGGGGTGTCGCGCCTGCGACATCCCCGCCCGGGTGCTTTCAGGGCGAGAGGCCCGGGAAATAGAGCCGTACCTCGCGACGGACGTCAAACGGGCCATCGAGGTGCCCGACGGCGCGATCGATCCGTTTCGTCTCTGCGTCGCGAACGCACTCGACGCCGAGGCCCACGGCGCGCGCATCGAGACACACGCGGAGGTCGTTGACCTGCTGCGCGAGGGCGACGACATCTACGGCGTCCGCGTGCGCCACGATTCGGGGCCCGGAAAACGCACCCACCGAACACCGGGCGAGACCGAGGAGATCACCGCCGACTACGTCGTCAACGCGACGGGCGCGTGGGCCGGTCAGATCGGTGCGATGGCCGATCTCGACGTCGAGGTTCGCCCCTCGAAGGGCGTCATGACGATCATGAACGTCCGACAGGTCGACACCGTCATCAACCGCTGCCGGCCGAAAGGCGACGCCGACATCGTCGTCCCCCACGAGACGACGGCGATCCTCGGCACGACCGACGAGGAGGTCACAGACCCCGACGACTACCCCGAAGAGCAGTGGGAAGTCGACATGATGATCGACACGCTCTCCGAACTCGTGCCGATCCTCTCGGAGGCGCGGACGATCCGCTCGTTCTGGGGCGTGCGACCGCTGTACGAGCCGCCGGGCACCGGCACACAGGACCCAACCGACATTACCCGGGATTTCTTCCTCCTCGATCACGCCGACCGCGACGGCGTCTCCGGGATGTCGAGCATCGTCGGCGGCAAGTTCACGACCTACCGGGCGATGGCCGAGGAGATTTCGGATCACGTCTGTGCGAAACTCGGCGTCCAGGCCTCGTGTGAGACCGCCGAGACGCCGTTGCCCGGCAGCGAGAATCTTGACCGGCTCGAGGCGGGGATGGACGACTTCGGGCTGCGCTCGCCGATCGCCCGCCGAAGCAAGCAGCGTCTCGGAAGTCGCGCCCCTGACGTCCTGGGAACGAACGAGGCCAACCCGGTGATCTGTCAGTGCGAGGGGGTAACCCGGGCGGAGATCCAGGACGCGATCACCCAGTCGGGCTCGGACCTGAACGCCGTCCGCATTCGCACCCGCGCCTCGATGGGCAACTGCCAGGGCGGCTTTTGTGCGCACGCGATGGCTCACGAGCTCCATCCCGAGTACGACGAGGCGACCACCCGAGCCGCCTTCGACGAGCTAGTTCAGGAGCGCTGGAAGGGAGAGCGCCATGCCCTCTGGGGCGAACAGCTCTCCCAGGCGATGCTCTCCTACGCGCTTCGCGCGACGACGATGAACGCCGACGGCGACCCCGTGAGGGCCGAACAGGAGGTCGATTTCGGCGCGTTCGATGCCGGTTCGACCAAAACCGGCCCTGCGGCGGACCTGCGAGCCGACGGAGGTGAGCGCTAG
- a CDS encoding anaerobic glycerol-3-phosphate dehydrogenase subunit B yields the protein MAIEDDVLVIGGGLAGATAALAAADADGDARVRLVTYKQSTLRHASGLIDVLGYTPDGSGPLSDPFSELDELPSGHPYERVGAEAVREALAFFDAVTGDAYRGEHTDANALVPTSEGALKPTARYPTATAAGLASDPRDLLLVGFETLPDFDAPLAAAHLEAAGVPFDVRGVSLSFPGIRRDDAKVTRYAHLLDRNEAVAEPGSVAADGGVSTGRTDAGTEPRDGDATRSEQTARAALAGAVAPEMDGAERVGFPPILGDDHAATVRRELGERLGATVFEVPAGPPSLPGIRLEDLLYDALNAAGVRVTSGVPVVDYEASDGDDGERRIEHAVVDRKGQTVPYHASQYVLATGGLVGKGVKSARERTAGGDTAARTTAPEGQPAGESERTGVVFEPIFGCHVDHAPDRYDWFDDDVYGDHPFARYGLAVDRELRPLDADGEREFANLRAAGAVLGGYDYAAEKSGSGVSLATGYVAGRRAASEVNR from the coding sequence GTGGCGATCGAAGACGACGTGCTCGTGATCGGCGGCGGGCTGGCGGGCGCCACGGCCGCGCTCGCGGCTGCCGACGCCGACGGCGACGCGCGCGTGCGACTGGTCACGTACAAGCAGAGTACCCTCCGTCACGCGAGCGGACTGATCGACGTTCTCGGATACACGCCCGACGGTTCGGGACCACTTTCCGATCCGTTTTCGGAACTCGACGAGCTACCGTCGGGTCACCCCTACGAGCGCGTCGGCGCGGAGGCGGTCCGGGAAGCACTCGCGTTCTTCGACGCGGTGACCGGCGACGCCTATCGCGGGGAGCACACGGACGCGAACGCTCTCGTGCCGACGAGCGAGGGCGCGTTAAAGCCGACCGCACGCTACCCGACGGCGACGGCCGCAGGACTGGCCAGTGACCCCCGTGATCTGCTGCTGGTCGGCTTCGAGACGCTGCCCGATTTCGACGCACCGCTTGCAGCCGCCCACCTCGAGGCCGCCGGCGTTCCCTTCGACGTCCGTGGTGTGAGCCTCTCGTTCCCCGGCATCCGCCGGGACGACGCGAAGGTCACGCGCTACGCCCACCTGCTGGATCGCAACGAGGCGGTGGCGGAGCCCGGCTCGGTCGCGGCGGACGGCGGGGTGTCCACAGGCCGAACCGATGCCGGGACGGAACCCCGCGACGGGGACGCCACACGTTCCGAGCAGACGGCGCGAGCCGCGCTCGCGGGAGCGGTCGCCCCGGAGATGGACGGTGCGGAGCGAGTTGGCTTCCCGCCGATTCTGGGCGACGACCACGCGGCGACGGTGCGCCGAGAACTCGGAGAGCGCCTCGGCGCTACAGTCTTCGAAGTGCCCGCTGGACCGCCGAGCCTTCCTGGAATACGCCTCGAAGATCTGCTCTACGACGCCCTCAACGCGGCCGGCGTCCGGGTGACCAGCGGCGTCCCGGTCGTCGACTACGAGGCGTCGGACGGTGACGACGGCGAGCGACGAATCGAGCACGCAGTCGTCGACCGGAAGGGACAGACGGTGCCCTACCACGCGTCTCAGTACGTCCTCGCGACGGGCGGGCTCGTCGGAAAAGGCGTCAAATCCGCCCGCGAGCGAACTGCGGGCGGCGACACCGCGGCCCGGACGACGGCCCCGGAGGGACAACCGGCAGGTGAGTCGGAGCGAACCGGCGTCGTCTTCGAACCGATCTTCGGCTGTCACGTCGACCACGCGCCCGACCGGTACGACTGGTTCGACGACGACGTCTACGGCGACCATCCGTTTGCCCGGTACGGGCTTGCGGTCGACCGCGAGTTGCGACCGCTCGACGCCGACGGAGAGCGCGAGTTCGCGAACCTGCGGGCAGCCGGTGCCGTCCTCGGCGGGTACGACTACGCTGCCGAGAAATCCGGAAGCGGCGTCTCGCTCGCGACGGGCTACGTTGCGGGACGGCGAGCGGCGAGCGAGGTGAACCGATGA
- a CDS encoding anaerobic glycerol-3-phosphate dehydrogenase subunit C, whose amino-acid sequence MSDAAQPTDEGAPGDDHAANTGSSDDEFEPIQVFPESEEMDLRPGADSCYKCSTCDTNCPVAEVDDEFPGPKFQGPEQWRLKRQDDHDIDDSVMKCSNCMRCDDACPSSVPLSQMHNTARGEYVSEQMSKRSVEYWRNRLLSNYRLMASLGSKVPRLTNFVMGLRATRVINEKLLGITGEREFPEFATETFREWWAQRGGARVTDPDKRVAYFHGCYANYNTPEVAKSMVRVYEHFGYEVLVPDQGCSGTPMFANGMLDDAAREAETNVRELAAAIESGADIIASCTSCSMSLRQEYPELFDFEGTETVAENTWEAMEYLRVHEDLEGALAAASDGDEPIDAAFAYHAPCHARNQGLDGQAIELFEAVDGVDVEDVGDSCSGISGTYGWKRENYETSMKIGDEMFEHMEAAEATTGLTECPTCAMQMGHGTGYEITHPLEVAAAVLTSEDRSGG is encoded by the coding sequence ATGAGCGACGCAGCACAGCCGACGGACGAGGGTGCACCGGGAGACGACCACGCAGCAAACACGGGGTCGTCGGATGACGAGTTCGAGCCGATTCAGGTCTTTCCGGAATCCGAGGAGATGGACCTCCGGCCGGGCGCCGACAGCTGTTATAAGTGCTCGACCTGCGACACCAACTGCCCCGTCGCCGAGGTCGACGACGAGTTCCCCGGCCCGAAGTTCCAGGGGCCCGAGCAGTGGCGACTCAAACGCCAGGACGACCACGATATCGACGACTCCGTGATGAAGTGCTCGAACTGCATGCGCTGTGACGACGCCTGTCCCTCGTCGGTCCCACTCTCGCAGATGCACAACACGGCCCGCGGGGAGTACGTCAGCGAGCAGATGAGCAAGCGCTCGGTCGAGTACTGGCGCAACCGACTACTCTCTAACTACCGGCTTATGGCCAGTCTCGGGAGCAAGGTCCCCCGGCTGACGAACTTCGTGATGGGACTGCGCGCGACGAGGGTGATAAACGAAAAACTCCTCGGGATCACGGGCGAGCGGGAGTTCCCCGAGTTCGCGACCGAGACGTTCCGAGAGTGGTGGGCACAGCGAGGTGGCGCCCGGGTGACCGACCCCGACAAGCGCGTCGCGTACTTCCACGGCTGCTACGCGAACTACAACACGCCGGAGGTCGCGAAGTCGATGGTCCGAGTCTACGAGCACTTCGGCTACGAGGTGCTGGTCCCCGACCAGGGCTGCTCGGGAACGCCGATGTTCGCGAACGGAATGCTAGACGACGCCGCCCGCGAGGCCGAGACGAACGTTCGTGAGCTGGCCGCGGCGATCGAATCGGGGGCAGACATCATTGCCTCCTGTACCTCCTGTTCGATGTCGCTGCGCCAGGAGTACCCCGAACTGTTCGACTTCGAGGGGACCGAAACCGTCGCCGAGAACACGTGGGAAGCCATGGAGTATCTCCGAGTGCACGAGGATCTGGAGGGAGCGCTCGCAGCCGCCTCGGACGGCGACGAGCCGATCGACGCCGCCTTCGCCTACCACGCGCCCTGTCACGCTCGCAACCAGGGACTCGACGGGCAGGCCATCGAACTGTTCGAGGCTGTCGACGGCGTCGACGTCGAAGATGTCGGCGACTCCTGTTCGGGCATCTCGGGGACCTACGGCTGGAAGCGTGAGAACTACGAGACCTCGATGAAAATTGGCGACGAGATGTTCGAGCACATGGAGGCTGCCGAGGCGACGACGGGGCTGACCGAGTGTCCGACCTGTGCGATGCAGATGGGCCACGGCACGGGCTATGAAATTACCCACCCACTCGAGGTGGCAGCGGCGGTCCTCACGAGCGAGGATCGATCGGGTGGATAA
- a CDS encoding AAA family ATPase, which produces MDLTDRIARRRASRLGRDVLVDHEELSPVTHRPNPVGRGPVLERLLDKIEPVFDTQLPPSFAVVGPFGSGTSAVIRALFDALNDRVGNSNRAIGTTTRAGGTITWFVYIDGRRVDSPFAFYRALLSGVAAESVPESGVGTDYFRDRIREQLSRPDRRAVVAIDHHDEPGALPFDRVQELLEPVAESVSAVAVGTREPADWDGETVDIPAYRQHELVDILTDRASRGIAPGGVDHESIRRIAAWADGNAHNALAALFGAAMLANNAGVDRIAPDHVEAAMADVPTDGVHADRALSLSETRREVLLALTESEIDELPIREVAARLADKTSLTEGTVTRVLYELADAAVLERVAIQASGSGRRPSTVEARFPTIVFRSLAGVDR; this is translated from the coding sequence ATGGATCTCACCGACCGAATCGCGCGTCGGCGCGCGTCTCGACTGGGACGAGACGTTCTCGTCGATCACGAAGAGCTGAGCCCCGTAACCCACCGACCGAATCCGGTGGGACGGGGGCCGGTGTTAGAGCGGCTGCTCGATAAGATCGAGCCGGTATTCGATACCCAGTTGCCGCCGTCGTTTGCGGTCGTCGGACCGTTTGGGTCGGGTACATCGGCGGTCATCAGAGCCCTGTTCGATGCGCTGAACGACCGGGTTGGAAACTCGAACCGTGCGATCGGAACCACCACTCGCGCCGGGGGAACGATAACCTGGTTCGTCTACATCGATGGGCGACGGGTCGACAGTCCGTTCGCGTTCTACCGAGCGCTGCTGTCTGGCGTCGCCGCCGAATCGGTCCCCGAAAGCGGCGTCGGAACCGACTACTTCCGCGATCGCATCCGAGAGCAACTCTCGCGGCCCGACCGGCGAGCCGTCGTCGCGATCGATCACCACGACGAGCCGGGCGCACTCCCGTTCGACCGCGTACAGGAATTGTTGGAGCCGGTCGCAGAGAGCGTCTCGGCGGTCGCGGTCGGCACCCGCGAGCCGGCGGATTGGGACGGGGAGACCGTAGACATCCCAGCCTACCGCCAGCACGAACTCGTCGACATCCTCACCGACCGCGCCTCGCGGGGCATCGCACCCGGCGGCGTCGATCACGAGTCGATTCGCCGAATTGCCGCCTGGGCGGACGGCAACGCTCACAACGCGCTCGCGGCGCTGTTCGGGGCTGCAATGCTTGCGAACAACGCGGGGGTCGATCGGATCGCACCGGACCACGTCGAGGCGGCGATGGCCGACGTCCCCACCGACGGCGTCCACGCGGATCGAGCGCTCTCGCTATCGGAGACACGACGGGAGGTGTTACTGGCACTCACGGAAAGCGAGATCGACGAGTTGCCCATCCGGGAGGTCGCAGCGAGGCTGGCAGACAAAACGAGCTTGACCGAAGGGACCGTGACGCGTGTCCTCTACGAACTCGCCGACGCGGCGGTTCTAGAGCGTGTCGCGATCCAAGCCTCCGGATCCGGACGGCGCCCGAGTACGGTCGAAGCACGGTTCCCGACGATCGTTTTCCGCTCGCTGGCCGGCGTGGATCGATAA